A window of Tautonia plasticadhaerens contains these coding sequences:
- a CDS encoding DUF1559 domain-containing protein, whose translation MTRFRRNPSGFTLIELLVVIAIIGVLIALLLPAVQSAREAARRAQCTNNLKQLGLALHNYESAVQSLPWGDGPDQWNQWSSMALMSPYMEQYTIYSALNFGYALQNPALLANTTAQRATLSFLQCPSDEDRLTSPDGHNNYAANAGNAPAAFYDWNNTGAFNGLFGWSGRPPDGQAPFTTPRSANEAKQKPIVKLADIRDGTSNTAAFSERVKGIGWFANPTVPDLTRPSATPVQIDKPANTVDLNSPQLFYQQCRQVSPYTPGAVFSPNFYAYGSYWHNGGFGHSRYNHIMTPNQHSCNYSTSRWGGDSGGAYTASSRHPGGTNVCFADGSVRFIKESVAATVWWALGSRAGGEVVSADQY comes from the coding sequence ATGACCCGATTTCGCCGCAATCCCTCCGGCTTCACGCTGATCGAGCTGCTCGTCGTCATCGCCATCATCGGCGTGCTCATCGCGCTGCTCCTGCCCGCCGTGCAGAGCGCCCGAGAGGCGGCCCGACGCGCCCAGTGCACCAACAACCTGAAGCAACTGGGCCTGGCCCTGCACAACTACGAATCGGCCGTCCAGTCGCTGCCCTGGGGCGACGGGCCGGACCAGTGGAACCAGTGGTCGTCGATGGCGCTGATGTCGCCGTACATGGAGCAGTACACCATCTACAGCGCCCTCAACTTCGGCTACGCGCTGCAGAACCCGGCCCTGCTGGCGAACACGACGGCCCAGCGGGCGACGCTCAGCTTCCTGCAGTGCCCCTCGGACGAGGACCGGCTGACCAGCCCGGACGGCCACAACAATTATGCGGCCAACGCCGGCAACGCCCCGGCCGCCTTCTACGACTGGAATAACACGGGCGCCTTCAACGGCCTCTTCGGCTGGTCGGGCCGGCCGCCGGACGGGCAGGCCCCGTTCACGACCCCCCGCAGCGCGAACGAGGCCAAGCAGAAGCCGATCGTCAAGCTGGCCGACATCCGCGACGGCACCAGCAACACCGCCGCGTTCAGCGAACGCGTCAAGGGCATCGGCTGGTTCGCCAACCCCACGGTCCCCGACCTGACCCGCCCCTCGGCCACGCCCGTCCAGATCGACAAGCCGGCGAACACCGTCGACCTGAACAGCCCCCAGCTCTTCTACCAGCAGTGCCGGCAGGTCAGCCCCTATACCCCCGGGGCGGTCTTCAGCCCCAACTTCTACGCCTACGGGTCGTACTGGCACAACGGCGGCTTCGGCCACTCGCGTTACAACCACATCATGACGCCGAACCAGCATAGCTGCAACTACAGCACCTCGCGCTGGGGCGGCGACTCCGGCGGGGCGTACACCGCCTCCAGCCGGCACCCCGGCGGCACGAACGTCTGCTTCGCCGACGGCTCGGTCCGGTTCATCAAGGAGAGCGTCGCCGCCACCGTCTGGTGGGCGCTGGGCAGCCGGGCCGGCGGCGAGGTCGTCTCGGCCGACCAGTATTGA
- a CDS encoding protein-L-isoaspartate(D-aspartate) O-methyltransferase — protein MIPLNPALSTAISIPIGPIAALIGLAVVLGCVPAGPATPRPEGAANPGDYARDRASMVDRQLRARDITDPRVLDAMSRVPRHEFVPEGLRDQAHADRPLPIGQGQTISQPYIVALMTQLAGPGPGDRALDVGTGSGYQAAVLAELAGEVFSIEIHEELADSARERLGRLGYDNVAVRHGDGYRGWPEHAPFDLIVVAAAPAEVPPLLVEQLAPGGRLVMPVGDELGQQLILIEKDEGGSTTRRSIAPVAFVPMTGEARGAGGPDR, from the coding sequence ATGATCCCCCTCAACCCGGCCCTCTCGACCGCGATCTCGATCCCGATCGGCCCGATCGCCGCCCTCATCGGCCTGGCGGTCGTCCTCGGCTGCGTCCCGGCCGGGCCCGCGACGCCCCGACCCGAAGGGGCCGCCAACCCGGGCGACTACGCCCGGGATCGGGCGTCGATGGTCGATCGCCAGCTCCGCGCCCGGGACATCACCGACCCCCGGGTCCTCGACGCGATGTCCCGGGTCCCCCGGCACGAGTTCGTCCCCGAGGGGCTCCGCGACCAGGCCCATGCCGACCGCCCGCTGCCGATCGGGCAGGGCCAGACGATCTCCCAGCCGTACATCGTCGCGTTGATGACCCAGTTGGCCGGGCCCGGGCCCGGGGACCGCGCCCTCGACGTCGGCACCGGCTCCGGCTACCAGGCCGCCGTGCTCGCCGAGCTGGCCGGGGAGGTCTTCAGCATCGAGATCCACGAGGAGCTGGCCGACTCGGCCCGGGAGCGTCTCGGCCGGCTCGGGTACGATAACGTGGCCGTCCGCCACGGAGACGGCTACCGGGGCTGGCCCGAGCACGCGCCGTTCGACCTGATCGTCGTCGCCGCGGCCCCGGCCGAGGTCCCGCCCCTCCTGGTCGAGCAGCTCGCCCCGGGGGGACGCCTGGTGATGCCGGTCGGGGACGAACTGGGGCAGCAGCTCATCCTGATCGAGAAGGACGAGGGGGGCTCGACCACCCGACGCTCGATCGCCCCGGTCGCCTTCGTGCCGATGACCGGCGAGGCCCGTGGGGCCGGGGGGCCCGACCGATGA